From Bradyrhizobium sp. NDS-1, the proteins below share one genomic window:
- a CDS encoding ABC transporter substrate-binding protein: MRVTGRLLFVLVVASTSLGAMSLQRAEQPTTDKEIRIGNVMPYSGPLSEFGAIGQAEAAYFDMVNARGGINGRKIRFISRDDNSDPATALELTRKLVETDDVHLMFGSFGTPGNLATRWYLNEKKIPQLFVASGDEELSQPSAFPWTMGWQPSLRSEGRIYANYIQAYYPRKKIVVLWQNDQFGRMLYKGIQEGLGDLNRHVLVDIAFDINDEHLDGHVSILKRSGADIFVFLGVPSTASKVIKLAASMNWRPVFIVNDASATIANAMAPAGLENSAGVISAAFLKDPSDPAWKDDPAMKEWFAFMDKYHQVESTNNSAAVYGYAAAEALSKVLRQCGDDFSRENIMRQAASLRDHQPSVTLPNIRMSTSPSNYLPIKQMRLVQFDGRSWQPFGEVIETAFTEGAAR; encoded by the coding sequence ATGCGCGTCACCGGCAGATTGCTGTTCGTTCTGGTCGTTGCCTCGACATCGCTGGGAGCGATGTCCCTGCAGCGCGCGGAGCAACCCACCACCGACAAGGAAATCCGCATCGGCAACGTCATGCCGTATTCGGGACCGCTCTCGGAATTCGGTGCCATCGGCCAGGCAGAGGCCGCCTATTTCGACATGGTCAACGCGCGTGGCGGCATCAACGGTCGCAAGATCCGCTTCATCTCGCGCGACGACAATTCTGATCCGGCAACCGCCCTGGAGCTGACGCGCAAGCTGGTCGAAACCGACGACGTGCATCTGATGTTCGGATCATTCGGCACGCCCGGCAATCTCGCCACGCGCTGGTACCTGAACGAGAAGAAGATCCCGCAGCTGTTCGTCGCCTCTGGCGACGAGGAGCTGAGCCAGCCAAGCGCTTTTCCCTGGACCATGGGCTGGCAGCCCTCGTTACGATCGGAAGGGCGCATCTACGCCAACTACATCCAGGCCTATTACCCCAGGAAGAAGATCGTCGTGCTCTGGCAGAACGACCAGTTTGGCCGCATGCTCTACAAGGGCATCCAGGAAGGGCTTGGCGACCTCAACCGCCATGTCCTCGTCGACATCGCGTTCGACATCAATGACGAGCATCTCGACGGGCATGTCTCGATCCTCAAGCGCTCCGGCGCCGATATCTTCGTCTTCCTGGGCGTGCCGTCGACTGCCTCCAAGGTGATCAAGCTGGCGGCATCAATGAATTGGCGCCCCGTCTTCATCGTCAACGATGCCTCAGCCACCATCGCCAATGCGATGGCGCCGGCGGGCCTCGAGAATTCAGCCGGCGTGATCTCGGCGGCCTTCTTGAAAGACCCAAGCGATCCTGCCTGGAAAGACGATCCCGCCATGAAGGAATGGTTCGCGTTCATGGACAAGTATCACCAGGTCGAAAGCACCAACAACAGCGCGGCGGTCTACGGCTACGCCGCGGCCGAAGCGCTGTCGAAAGTGCTGAGACAATGCGGCGACGACTTTTCGCGCGAGAACATCATGCGTCAAGCGGCCTCCCTCAGGGATCACCAGCCCTCCGTTACTCTGCCCAACATCAGGATGAGCACCTCGCCCAGCAACTATCTGCCGATCAAGCAGATGCGGCTCGTCCAGTTCGACGGCCGATCCTGGCAGCCTTTCGGCGAGGTGATCGAGACGGCCTTCACGGAAGGCGCGGCAAGGTGA
- a CDS encoding ATP-binding protein: MRAAPDKWRPSLGLVIFTVLATVAVLPLVGLFFFRLYDNQLIRQTQAELIAQSRVLATIYAQEVTTRLDSGLALGAEVPPGVLPDPGDQVTPIRPALDLTANDLLRRRPDAQAAPQPAQPAYVEIGARLTPIIRETQKVTLAGFRILDPQGVVIAGRQEVGQSLAHIEEVADALHGQYRATLRNRVPDKPPPPIYSFSRGLGMHVFSAMPVIVNNRVAGVIYTTRTPSNIFDHLYQERAKFVLAGLAVILGTIAIGLVFSRTITLPMRELIDRAARIGRGDREAFKPLRHYGTREFAQLSHSFLGMAEQLARRSDYIATFSAHLTHELKSPLTSIKGAAELLQDSVQGKSEGLTPAEQNTFIANILSDTQRLEAMAQRLRELARAESLPQNERTELAPVIADLRSRFPTSDISASGSLDRPIGMSGEKALIVLSHLADNAMRHKARSIRLEAAFERTSLRLTVSNDGEPISAPNRDRIFDAFFTTRRDQGGTGMGLAIARAVMASHGGSIRLKPTDDGAAFELQFPVA, from the coding sequence ATGAGGGCGGCCCCCGACAAATGGCGGCCGTCGCTGGGGCTCGTGATCTTCACGGTGCTGGCGACCGTCGCCGTGCTGCCGCTGGTCGGCCTGTTCTTCTTCCGCCTCTACGACAACCAGCTCATCCGCCAGACTCAGGCCGAGCTGATCGCGCAGAGCCGCGTGCTGGCGACGATCTATGCACAGGAGGTCACGACGAGGCTCGACAGCGGCCTCGCGCTCGGCGCCGAGGTGCCGCCGGGCGTTCTGCCCGACCCCGGCGATCAGGTCACCCCGATCCGTCCCGCGCTCGATCTCACGGCCAACGACCTGCTGCGGCGGCGTCCGGATGCGCAAGCAGCCCCCCAGCCCGCGCAGCCTGCCTATGTCGAGATCGGCGCAAGACTGACGCCGATCATCCGCGAGACCCAGAAGGTGACGCTGGCGGGCTTTCGCATCCTCGATCCGCAAGGCGTGGTGATCGCCGGGCGGCAGGAGGTCGGGCAGTCGCTCGCCCATATCGAGGAAGTCGCGGACGCGCTGCACGGGCAGTACCGCGCCACCTTGCGCAACCGCGTGCCGGACAAGCCGCCGCCGCCGATCTATTCCTTCAGCCGAGGCCTCGGCATGCACGTGTTCTCGGCCATGCCCGTCATCGTCAACAACCGCGTCGCCGGCGTGATCTACACCACGCGGACGCCGAGTAACATTTTCGATCATCTCTACCAGGAGCGGGCCAAGTTCGTGCTGGCGGGGCTGGCCGTCATCCTCGGCACCATCGCGATCGGCCTGGTGTTCTCACGCACCATCACGCTGCCGATGCGCGAGCTGATCGACCGGGCCGCTCGAATCGGCCGGGGCGACCGCGAGGCATTCAAGCCGCTCCGCCATTACGGCACGCGCGAGTTTGCCCAGCTCTCGCACAGCTTCCTCGGCATGGCCGAGCAACTCGCGCGGCGCTCGGACTACATCGCGACGTTCTCGGCCCACCTCACCCACGAGCTGAAATCGCCGCTGACGTCGATCAAGGGCGCGGCCGAGTTGTTGCAGGATTCGGTTCAAGGCAAATCCGAGGGCCTGACGCCGGCCGAGCAGAACACGTTCATCGCCAACATCCTGTCCGACACGCAGCGGCTGGAGGCGATGGCGCAGCGGCTGCGGGAACTGGCCCGTGCCGAAAGCCTGCCGCAGAACGAGCGCACGGAGCTCGCGCCGGTGATCGCCGACCTGAGGAGCCGGTTTCCGACAAGCGATATCTCGGCCAGCGGCAGTCTCGACCGGCCCATCGGCATGTCCGGCGAAAAGGCGCTGATCGTGCTGTCGCATCTCGCCGACAACGCGATGCGGCACAAGGCGCGGTCAATCAGGCTGGAGGCGGCCTTCGAGCGCACGAGCTTGCGTCTGACCGTGAGCAATGACGGCGAGCCGATCTCGGCGCCGAACCGCGACAGGATTTTCGACGCGTTCTTCACCACCCGCCGCGACCAGGGCGGGACCGGGATGGGGCTTGCGATCGCGCGTGCGGTGATGGCGAGCCATGGCGGCTCGATCAGGCTCAAGCCGACCGACGACGGCGCCGCCTTCGAGCTCCAGTTTCCCGTCGCCTAG
- a CDS encoding alpha-ketoglutarate-dependent dioxygenase AlkB: protein MTQLGLFAEPLAGPAGLRHADNFIDPALEQELIGRIAALPLQRFQFGAFEGNRRVASFGYRYDYSLQRLAEAEPIPAWVTPVVRQVEQWAGLPEASVRQVLCTEYEVGVGIGWHRDKPHFDKVLGLSLGAPCKFRFRRRCGERWERHTLEALPRSLYMMDGEARSQWEHSIPPVEARRYSITFRTMKRA from the coding sequence ATGACGCAGTTGGGCTTGTTCGCCGAACCGCTGGCGGGGCCTGCCGGGCTTCGCCATGCGGACAATTTTATCGATCCCGCCCTCGAGCAGGAATTGATCGGCCGCATCGCAGCATTGCCGCTCCAGCGCTTCCAGTTCGGCGCGTTCGAGGGCAACCGCCGGGTGGCCTCGTTCGGCTATCGCTACGACTATTCGCTGCAGCGGCTGGCCGAGGCGGAGCCGATCCCGGCCTGGGTGACACCTGTCGTGCGCCAGGTCGAGCAATGGGCGGGGCTGCCGGAGGCCAGCGTCCGGCAGGTGCTCTGCACCGAATATGAGGTCGGCGTCGGCATCGGCTGGCACCGCGACAAGCCGCATTTCGACAAGGTTCTTGGCCTATCGCTCGGCGCGCCCTGCAAGTTCCGTTTCCGCCGCCGCTGTGGTGAGCGATGGGAGCGCCACACGCTCGAAGCCCTGCCGCGCTCGCTGTACATGATGGACGGCGAGGCGCGTTCGCAATGGGAGCACAGCATCCCGCCGGTCGAGGCGCGCCGCTATTCCATTACGTTCCGGACGATGAAGCGGGCCTGA
- a CDS encoding response regulator transcription factor, protein MAHRILIVDDEGHIREVIRVALKKAGMDVIEARDGREALARVAADKPDLIVLDIGMPEFDGLDVCREIRKGSDVPILFLSARDEEIDRILGLEIGGDDYVTKPFSPRELVARVNVILRRLSPRNGEVKAGPTALAQGGLLLDPDQHVATFAGTPLKLTAIEFGILRAFLTRPTSVFNREQLMRAAYQLNIQVSDRTIDSHIRNIRAKLAAQNCENVIETIHGVGFKLGRCETEA, encoded by the coding sequence TTGGCGCATCGCATTCTCATCGTCGACGACGAAGGCCATATCCGCGAGGTCATCCGGGTCGCCCTGAAGAAGGCGGGCATGGACGTGATCGAGGCGCGCGACGGCAGGGAGGCGCTCGCCCGCGTCGCCGCCGACAAGCCCGATCTGATCGTGCTCGACATCGGCATGCCTGAGTTCGACGGGCTCGACGTCTGCCGCGAGATCCGCAAGGGCTCCGACGTTCCGATCCTGTTCCTGTCGGCGCGCGACGAGGAGATCGATCGTATCCTCGGCCTCGAGATCGGCGGCGATGACTACGTGACGAAGCCGTTCAGCCCGCGCGAGCTGGTCGCGCGGGTCAACGTCATCCTGCGCCGCCTCAGCCCGCGCAATGGCGAGGTCAAGGCTGGACCCACCGCGCTTGCCCAAGGCGGCCTGCTGCTCGATCCCGATCAGCATGTCGCGACGTTTGCAGGCACGCCGCTGAAACTCACCGCGATCGAGTTCGGCATTCTGCGCGCGTTCCTGACCCGGCCGACCTCGGTGTTCAACCGCGAGCAGCTGATGCGGGCAGCTTATCAGCTCAACATCCAGGTCTCCGATCGCACCATCGACAGCCACATCCGCAACATCCGCGCCAAGCTTGCGGCGCAAAATTGCGAGAACGTCATCGAAACCATCCACGGCGTCGGCTTCAAGCTCGGCCGCTGCGAGACAGAGGCATGA
- a CDS encoding glycoside hydrolase family 3 N-terminal domain-containing protein, translated as MQLLRNIGLILLWLAAPVVAFAAANKNDPYLLTLRGAGNIALVVASIVIVILLLRSGRWRTVAGKLLVMLWCLPPVLMSAAHLKFELRKSDVLGVSAAEARQLGPHFMVGYSSFPEVARLAGQGLIGGVYVTRHNIRGRTVETLRAEIAALQDIRRAAGLPPLVVAADQEGGIVGHLAPPLTKVPALATLAELGPDDQQAKAEEFGRIHGRELADLGVNLNLAPVVDLKPPARRNRLDFHTLIGQRAIATDPAVVSTIASAYVRGLEQSGVGATLKHFPGIGRVRADTHHFSANLDTPVKELEASDWLPFRGLLAHSRSALMVGHVTLTAVDPDRAASHSKRVVQGILRETWGYQGVVMTDDLVMGAIYQNDVCKAVVEAINAGVDLLLVAYDGTQFYRVFACALDGARQGRLDAAMLRASAARLERGFSLEQARAASGVLRLVDRN; from the coding sequence ATGCAATTGCTCCGCAATATCGGCCTCATTCTGCTCTGGCTTGCCGCGCCTGTCGTCGCGTTCGCGGCTGCGAACAAGAACGATCCCTATCTGTTGACATTGCGCGGCGCCGGAAACATCGCGCTTGTCGTCGCAAGCATCGTGATCGTCATCCTCCTGCTGCGCAGCGGGCGTTGGCGCACCGTCGCGGGCAAGCTGCTCGTCATGCTCTGGTGCCTGCCGCCGGTCCTGATGTCGGCGGCGCATCTGAAGTTCGAGCTGCGAAAGAGCGATGTCCTCGGCGTCAGCGCGGCGGAAGCGCGTCAGCTCGGACCGCACTTCATGGTCGGCTATTCCTCGTTTCCCGAGGTGGCGCGCCTTGCCGGGCAGGGATTGATTGGCGGCGTCTATGTCACCCGGCACAACATCCGCGGCCGGACCGTCGAGACGCTGCGCGCCGAGATCGCGGCGCTCCAGGACATCAGGCGCGCCGCCGGCTTGCCGCCGCTGGTCGTCGCGGCCGACCAGGAGGGCGGCATCGTCGGTCATCTCGCACCGCCACTGACCAAGGTGCCGGCGCTGGCGACGCTCGCCGAACTCGGTCCAGACGACCAGCAGGCCAAGGCCGAAGAGTTCGGCCGGATCCATGGCCGCGAACTCGCGGACCTCGGCGTCAACCTCAATCTCGCCCCGGTGGTCGACCTCAAGCCGCCGGCGCGGCGCAACCGGCTCGATTTCCACACGCTGATCGGGCAGCGCGCGATCGCGACCGATCCGGCTGTCGTCAGCACGATCGCGAGCGCCTATGTGCGCGGGCTGGAGCAGTCAGGCGTCGGTGCCACGCTCAAGCACTTTCCGGGCATCGGCCGGGTGCGTGCCGACACACATCATTTCAGCGCCAATCTCGACACGCCGGTGAAGGAGCTGGAGGCATCCGACTGGCTCCCGTTCCGCGGCCTGCTGGCGCATTCGCGCAGCGCGCTCATGGTCGGCCATGTCACGCTCACCGCCGTCGATCCCGATCGCGCCGCATCGCATTCGAAACGCGTCGTCCAGGGCATCCTCCGCGAGACGTGGGGTTACCAGGGGGTGGTGATGACCGACGACCTCGTGATGGGCGCGATCTACCAGAACGACGTCTGCAAGGCGGTGGTCGAGGCGATCAATGCCGGCGTCGACCTGCTGCTGGTCGCCTATGACGGCACGCAGTTCTATCGCGTCTTCGCCTGCGCCCTTGACGGGGCGCGGCAAGGCAGGCTCGACGCAGCCATGCTGCGCGCGAGCGCGGCGCGGCTGGAGCGGGGTTTCTCGCTCGAGCAGGCGCGCGCAGCGTCAGGTGTGCTCCGCCTCGTCGACAGGAACTAA
- a CDS encoding alpha/beta hydrolase, which yields MKNYLTFFLLLTMTTASAHGPVPARLSPPSDLMQVGLTDSDTTAGGTARLCERVTFSRGLRYGESEAHVLDVATSETKADTPRPVLLFVVGDTFAGDRAAPELSRQVQDQAMCFAARNDMIGVRVNYRLAPAATWPMGATDVAAALSWVHGNIDLFNGDAREIVAVGYGAGAFHVATLLSHPEFQTDRADVAAVVLVSGIYRAGKDASDSEKAYLGTDASQYNSRSVFPGILNVDVPIVLAWAADDSAGTVAQGETLKKTLCGAGHCPRSALLRSRDGIASAFGLDGSGDSLAEPTLLLVRQLEARGLP from the coding sequence ATGAAGAATTATCTGACATTTTTCCTGCTTCTGACCATGACCACAGCCTCCGCGCATGGACCTGTGCCGGCCCGGCTCTCGCCGCCGTCCGATCTCATGCAAGTGGGCCTCACCGATTCCGACACCACCGCCGGCGGCACCGCGCGGCTATGCGAGCGGGTCACCTTCTCGCGCGGCCTGCGCTACGGCGAGAGCGAGGCCCACGTGCTCGACGTCGCCACCAGCGAGACCAAGGCGGATACGCCGCGGCCGGTGCTGCTGTTCGTGGTCGGCGACACTTTTGCCGGCGACCGCGCCGCGCCGGAACTGTCGCGCCAGGTCCAGGACCAGGCCATGTGCTTCGCCGCGCGCAACGACATGATCGGGGTCCGCGTCAACTATCGCCTCGCTCCCGCAGCGACCTGGCCGATGGGAGCGACCGACGTGGCGGCGGCGCTGTCCTGGGTTCACGGCAATATCGACCTGTTCAACGGCGACGCCCGCGAGATCGTCGCAGTCGGTTACGGCGCCGGCGCCTTTCATGTCGCGACCCTGCTGTCGCATCCCGAGTTTCAGACCGATCGCGCCGATGTCGCCGCCGTCGTGCTGGTGTCCGGCATCTACCGCGCCGGCAAGGACGCCAGCGACAGCGAGAAGGCCTATCTCGGCACCGACGCCAGCCAATATAACAGCCGCTCGGTCTTCCCCGGCATCCTCAATGTCGACGTGCCAATCGTGCTGGCCTGGGCCGCGGACGATTCCGCGGGAACCGTGGCGCAGGGCGAGACGCTGAAGAAGACACTCTGCGGCGCCGGCCATTGTCCGCGCAGCGCGCTGCTGCGCAGCCGCGACGGCATCGCCAGCGCCTTCGGCCTCGACGGCTCCGGCGACAGCCTCGCCGAGCCGACGCTGCTGCTGGTGCGTCAGCTGGAGGCGCGGGGGCTGCCGTAG
- a CDS encoding DUF4173 domain-containing protein translates to MTSLASTIAADLQPIRDPAVPAKLGLALALAALADWLFYGERIGLSLTLFAVAIVGVSVLFNHAALDLRRAMTGVAILVAGLVPVIEELNTLSFLILVAALLMALLLATNPETTGLAERARALRNFVLLGPFRFFPDALQIFNMSAFTRGIALWLLPAALSAVFVALFAAANPVIEQWLSLLNPKRIFEYVSVPRVLFWTAMLALVWPFIHVRWRRKKVAIASEAGAVEPPPLPPFVSPEFLGPAAILRSLILFNLLFAAQSILDGIYLWGHAALPANMTYAAYAHRGAYPLIVTALLAAAFVLVAMRPGGPAEKSRVIRALVYLWVGQNVLLVASSILRLDLYVDIYMLTYWRIAAFIWMGLVALGLILIMARIALNRPNRWLVGANLIALAIVLYGSSLVNFDALIADYNVAHSREASGKGVQIDIDYLLTLGPQALPAIDKAIALRPAAGEGYLVPRRDRLVEQQRQDLAWRSWGFRNWRLRHRLDTQATNQPAG, encoded by the coding sequence ATGACGAGCCTTGCTTCGACGATCGCAGCGGACCTCCAGCCGATCAGGGATCCCGCCGTTCCGGCCAAGCTCGGTCTCGCGCTGGCGCTGGCCGCACTGGCCGACTGGCTGTTCTACGGCGAACGCATCGGCCTGTCGCTGACGCTCTTTGCGGTCGCGATCGTTGGCGTGTCGGTGCTGTTCAATCATGCGGCTCTGGATCTGCGGCGTGCGATGACAGGCGTGGCCATTCTGGTCGCCGGTCTCGTACCTGTTATCGAGGAGCTCAACACGCTGTCGTTCCTGATCCTCGTCGCGGCGCTGCTCATGGCCCTGCTGCTCGCGACCAATCCGGAAACGACCGGTCTCGCCGAGCGTGCCCGCGCACTCCGCAACTTCGTCCTGCTCGGTCCCTTCAGGTTCTTTCCCGACGCGCTCCAGATCTTCAACATGTCGGCGTTCACGCGCGGCATCGCGCTGTGGCTGCTGCCGGCAGCGCTGAGCGCCGTCTTCGTCGCGTTGTTCGCAGCGGCCAATCCGGTCATCGAGCAATGGCTGTCCCTGCTCAATCCAAAACGTATCTTCGAATATGTCAGCGTCCCGCGCGTGCTGTTCTGGACCGCCATGCTCGCGCTGGTCTGGCCCTTCATCCATGTGCGCTGGCGGCGCAAGAAGGTTGCCATCGCCAGCGAAGCCGGTGCCGTAGAGCCGCCCCCGCTTCCGCCCTTCGTCTCGCCGGAATTTCTGGGCCCCGCCGCCATTCTGCGCTCGCTGATCCTGTTCAATCTGCTGTTCGCGGCGCAGTCGATTCTCGACGGCATCTATCTCTGGGGGCACGCGGCGCTGCCCGCCAACATGACCTATGCGGCCTACGCCCATCGCGGCGCCTACCCGCTGATCGTAACCGCCCTGCTCGCCGCGGCCTTCGTGCTGGTGGCGATGCGGCCGGGCGGACCGGCCGAGAAGTCGAGGGTGATTCGGGCGCTGGTCTATCTTTGGGTCGGACAGAACGTGCTGCTGGTCGCCTCGTCCATCCTTCGGCTCGATCTTTACGTCGACATCTACATGCTGACCTACTGGCGCATCGCGGCCTTCATCTGGATGGGGCTGGTGGCGCTGGGATTGATCCTGATCATGGCCCGCATCGCTCTCAACCGGCCCAACCGCTGGCTCGTGGGCGCCAATCTGATCGCGCTCGCGATCGTACTCTATGGTAGCTCGCTCGTGAACTTCGACGCCCTCATCGCCGACTACAATGTCGCCCACAGCCGGGAAGCATCGGGGAAAGGCGTGCAGATCGACATCGACTATCTCCTGACGCTCGGCCCGCAGGCGCTGCCTGCCATCGACAAGGCGATCGCGCTGCGACCTGCCGCCGGAGAGGGCTACCTTGTGCCACGCCGCGACCGCCTTGTAGAACAGCAGCGTCAGGACCTGGCTTGGCGAAGCTGGGGGTTTCGCAACTGGCGGCTCCGGCACAGGCTGGATACGCAGGCGACGAACCAGCCGGCGGGCTGA
- a CDS encoding adenylate/guanylate cyclase domain-containing protein produces the protein MKQEISEEQRKSGILTGTVIAFLLLALPLAVWLDLTELSKTALRRQAVDLNSVISSVRSYYASNVVGRVLANPDGATKVVHNYESVPGAIPIPATLSLELGRVIGAQQENITYRFVSDFPFQNRAPHQLDKFEKDALDALRQDPERKIVDTETSLFNDKVRLVAPVMMGPACVSCHNSHPESPKKDWKVGDVRGIQEVIIAQPIAANIFSFKYLLAYFVIAAGSGLAFMSLQRRQASRIKTMNKELESANDFLASLSMKISRYIPPQIYKSIFSGQKDVTIHTERKKLTIFFSDIQNFTATAERLQPEQLTQLLNEYFTEMSAIAHDYGGTIDKFIGDAMLIFFGDPETRGDRADAQACLQMAWRMQQRLAELNAKWRASGIEQPFRSRMGINSGYCNVGNFGSADRMDYTIIGAEANLAARLQSIAEPGGIVLSYETFALVSDIVRAHALPAITMKGISREVIPYSVDALADGAAERSGVITERAPGLELYLDPAMVKSGDAARVRSLLENALASLKPA, from the coding sequence GTGAAACAAGAGATCTCCGAAGAACAGCGCAAGAGCGGCATCCTGACGGGCACCGTGATCGCCTTCCTCCTGCTCGCGCTGCCGCTTGCGGTGTGGCTGGACCTGACAGAGCTCAGCAAGACCGCGCTGCGGCGGCAGGCCGTCGATCTCAATTCGGTGATATCGAGCGTGCGCAGCTATTACGCCTCCAACGTGGTCGGGCGCGTGCTTGCCAACCCCGACGGCGCCACCAAGGTCGTGCACAATTACGAATCCGTTCCCGGTGCGATCCCGATCCCGGCGACGCTGTCGCTGGAACTCGGCCGCGTGATCGGCGCGCAGCAGGAGAACATCACCTACCGCTTCGTCTCGGACTTCCCGTTCCAGAACCGCGCGCCGCACCAGCTCGACAAGTTCGAGAAGGATGCGCTCGATGCGCTGCGCCAGGACCCCGAGCGGAAGATCGTGGACACCGAGACCTCGCTGTTCAACGACAAGGTCCGCCTCGTTGCGCCGGTCATGATGGGGCCGGCCTGCGTAAGCTGCCACAACAGCCATCCCGAGAGCCCGAAGAAGGACTGGAAGGTCGGGGATGTCCGCGGTATCCAGGAGGTCATCATCGCGCAGCCGATCGCCGCCAACATCTTCTCGTTCAAATACCTGCTGGCCTATTTCGTGATCGCCGCGGGCAGCGGCCTCGCCTTCATGTCGCTTCAGCGCCGGCAGGCGAGCCGCATCAAGACCATGAACAAGGAGCTCGAATCCGCCAACGACTTCCTGGCGTCGCTGTCGATGAAGATCTCGCGCTATATCCCGCCCCAGATCTACAAGAGCATCTTCTCGGGCCAGAAGGACGTCACCATCCACACCGAGCGCAAGAAGCTCACCATCTTCTTCTCCGACATTCAGAACTTCACCGCCACGGCCGAGCGGCTGCAGCCGGAGCAGCTGACCCAGCTCCTCAACGAATATTTCACCGAGATGTCGGCGATCGCCCACGACTATGGCGGCACCATCGACAAGTTCATCGGCGACGCCATGCTGATCTTCTTCGGCGATCCCGAGACCAGGGGCGACCGGGCCGATGCACAGGCCTGTCTCCAGATGGCTTGGCGCATGCAGCAGCGCCTGGCCGAGCTCAACGCGAAATGGCGCGCCTCCGGCATCGAACAGCCGTTCCGCTCGCGCATGGGCATCAATTCGGGCTATTGCAATGTCGGCAATTTCGGTAGCGCCGACCGCATGGACTACACCATCATCGGTGCGGAAGCGAACCTCGCCGCGCGCCTGCAATCGATCGCCGAGCCCGGCGGCATCGTGCTGAGTTATGAGACCTTTGCGCTCGTCAGCGACATCGTCCGCGCCCATGCCCTGCCGGCGATCACGATGAAGGGCATCAGCCGCGAGGTCATTCCCTATTCGGTCGACGCGCTGGCCGACGGGGCGGCAGAGCGAAGCGGCGTCATCACCGAGCGTGCGCCGGGGCTCGAGCTCTATCTCGACCCCGCCATGGTGAAATCGGGCGATGCCGCGCGGGTCCGCTCGCTGCTGGAGAACGCGCTGGCCTCGCTCAAGCCGGCGTGA